In Leptolyngbyaceae cyanobacterium, a single window of DNA contains:
- the gcvP gene encoding aminomethyl-transferring glycine dehydrogenase has protein sequence MGRHIGPTPEKIQEMLELLGVPNLDTLIDRAIPPAIRLQQPLQLPAPQSEYTAIAQLKEIASKNQIFRSFIGMGYYNCITPPVILRNILENPGWYTAYTPYQAEIAQGRLEALLNFQTMVIDLTGLEIANASLLDEATAAAEAMTMSYGISKNKAKAFFVSKDCHPQTIEVLQTRAKPLDIEIIIGDHQTFDFQTVIFGAILQYPASDGIIYDYRNFIEKAHEVGALVTVAADILSLTLLTPPGEFGADLAVGSTQRFGVPLGYGGPHAAYLATKEEYKRQVPGRIVGVSKDSNGKPALRLALQTREQHIRREKATSNICTAQVLLAVIASMYAVYHGPQGLKEIAENIHKLTVILAEGLKRLGYKISSDNYFDTLRVELGSHSLDEIIQTAESRQINLRKLDKNTIGISLDETTTIKDLIELWQVFAGKKELSFTIDEIAADSSFPESFNRQSSYLTHPVFNSYHSETELLRYLHRLESKDLSLTTSMIPLGSCTMKLNATAEMIPVTWPEFGNIHPFAPASQTRGYQVLFQQLEAWLAEITGFAGISLQPNAGSQGEYAGLLVIRQYHESRGDTHRNICLIPESAHGTNPASAVMCGFKVVPVACDKQGNIDLNDLKNKAEKYSKELAALMVTYPSTHGVFEEEIKEICAIIHENGGQVYMDGANMNAQVGLCSPGDIGADVCHLNLHKTFCIPHGGGGPGMGPIGVAQHLVPFLPGHSVVQLGDKGSIGAVSAAPWGSASILVISWMYIAMMGAQGLTHATKVAILNANYIAHRLESFYPVLYRGTHGFVAHECILDLRSLKKSAQIEVEDIAKRLMDYGFHAPTVSWPVAGTIMVEPTESESKEELDRFCDAMISIRREVEEIEQGKANPEDNVLKNAPHTAESLISSDWNHAYSREQAAYPAPWTREHKFWPAVGRIDNAFGDRNFVCSCLPMEAYAET, from the coding sequence ATGGGGCGGCATATTGGGCCAACGCCTGAGAAAATACAGGAAATGCTGGAATTATTAGGCGTTCCCAATCTCGATACATTGATCGATCGCGCGATACCCCCCGCTATTCGCCTCCAGCAACCGCTACAATTACCAGCACCCCAAAGCGAATATACTGCGATCGCGCAATTAAAAGAAATTGCCTCAAAAAATCAGATATTTCGCTCTTTCATTGGCATGGGTTATTACAATTGCATCACCCCACCAGTGATACTACGCAATATCTTAGAAAATCCTGGTTGGTACACTGCTTACACTCCCTACCAAGCCGAAATTGCTCAAGGAAGATTAGAAGCGTTGCTGAATTTTCAAACAATGGTAATCGACCTCACCGGGTTAGAAATTGCCAACGCTTCCTTATTAGATGAAGCAACCGCCGCCGCCGAAGCCATGACTATGAGTTATGGGATTTCTAAAAATAAAGCCAAAGCTTTCTTTGTTTCTAAAGATTGTCATCCCCAAACTATTGAAGTATTGCAAACTCGCGCTAAACCATTAGACATTGAAATTATTATCGGTGACCATCAAACGTTTGATTTCCAAACCGTAATATTTGGAGCGATTCTTCAATATCCGGCTAGCGACGGTATCATTTACGATTATCGAAATTTTATCGAAAAAGCTCATGAAGTTGGTGCATTAGTAACAGTAGCCGCCGATATTTTAAGCCTGACTCTCCTCACTCCGCCGGGAGAATTCGGCGCTGACTTAGCAGTTGGCAGCACTCAACGCTTTGGCGTTCCCTTGGGATACGGTGGCCCTCACGCCGCTTATCTCGCCACCAAAGAAGAATATAAAAGACAAGTGCCAGGGCGAATTGTCGGCGTATCGAAAGATTCTAATGGTAAGCCAGCTTTGCGTTTAGCTTTGCAAACTCGCGAACAACATATCCGCCGAGAAAAAGCAACTAGCAATATCTGTACTGCCCAAGTTTTGCTAGCGGTAATTGCTTCTATGTATGCAGTTTATCACGGCCCGCAAGGACTGAAAGAAATTGCTGAAAATATCCATAAACTAACAGTTATTCTAGCAGAAGGGCTGAAGCGTTTAGGGTACAAAATTAGCTCCGATAATTACTTCGATACTTTGCGAGTAGAATTGGGATCGCATAGTTTAGACGAAATCATCCAAACCGCTGAATCTCGTCAAATTAATCTGCGGAAATTGGATAAAAATACGATCGGAATTTCCCTGGATGAAACAACTACAATTAAGGATCTAATCGAATTATGGCAAGTCTTTGCTGGTAAAAAAGAGTTGTCATTTACTATTGATGAAATTGCTGCTGATTCATCATTCCCAGAATCATTTAACCGCCAAAGTAGCTATTTAACTCATCCTGTCTTTAACAGCTACCATTCCGAAACAGAACTACTGCGATATTTGCATCGATTGGAATCAAAAGATTTATCTTTAACTACATCGATGATTCCTTTGGGTTCTTGTACGATGAAACTGAATGCAACGGCGGAAATGATCCCAGTAACTTGGCCGGAATTTGGGAATATTCATCCCTTTGCACCTGCATCCCAAACGCGCGGTTATCAAGTTTTATTCCAGCAATTAGAAGCATGGTTGGCAGAAATTACTGGTTTTGCGGGAATTTCTTTGCAACCAAATGCGGGATCGCAAGGGGAATATGCTGGTTTATTGGTAATTCGCCAATATCATGAAAGTCGGGGAGACACTCATCGCAATATTTGTTTGATTCCCGAATCTGCACATGGAACTAATCCCGCTAGTGCGGTAATGTGTGGTTTTAAAGTTGTTCCCGTTGCTTGTGATAAACAGGGAAATATCGATCTTAATGACCTGAAAAATAAGGCAGAAAAATACAGCAAGGAACTGGCGGCTTTGATGGTGACTTATCCATCAACTCACGGGGTTTTTGAGGAAGAAATTAAGGAAATTTGTGCGATTATTCATGAGAATGGCGGCCAAGTTTATATGGATGGGGCGAATATGAACGCCCAAGTAGGTTTGTGCAGTCCGGGTGATATCGGCGCTGATGTTTGTCATTTGAATCTGCACAAAACTTTCTGTATTCCTCACGGTGGTGGTGGCCCGGGTATGGGGCCGATCGGGGTTGCCCAGCACTTGGTGCCGTTTTTACCCGGTCATTCGGTGGTGCAATTGGGAGATAAGGGAAGCATTGGGGCGGTTTCTGCTGCACCTTGGGGTAGTGCTAGCATTTTGGTGATTTCTTGGATGTATATTGCGATGATGGGTGCCCAAGGGTTGACCCACGCAACGAAGGTGGCAATTTTGAATGCTAATTATATTGCCCATCGGTTAGAAAGTTTCTATCCGGTGTTGTATCGAGGAACGCATGGTTTTGTCGCCCATGAGTGTATTTTGGATTTGCGATCGCTGAAAAAATCTGCCCAAATTGAAGTAGAAGATATCGCCAAACGCTTGATGGATTACGGTTTCCACGCACCTACCGTATCTTGGCCGGTCGCGGGTACGATTATGGTGGAACCAACGGAAAGCGAATCGAAAGAAGAGTTAGATCGTTTTTGCGATGCGATGATTTCGATTCGCCGGGAGGTTGAGGAAATCGAACAAGGTAAGGCAAATCCGGAAGATAACGTGCTGAAAAATGCACCCCACACCGCAGAAAGTTTGATTTCTTCCGATTGGAATCATGCTTATTCTCGCGAACAAGCTGCTTATCCCGCACCTTGGACTCGCGAACATAAATTTTGGCCGGCGGTGGGACGAATTGACAATGCGTTTGGCGATCGTAATTTCGTTTGTTCTTGTCTCCCGATGGAAGCTTATGCAGAAACCTAA
- the gcvH gene encoding glycine cleavage system protein GcvH, with the protein MSLEYPDDLKYLDSHEYVRLDGEIATIGISAFAVDQLGDIVFLELPDVGEKLEKGNAFGTIESVKAVEDLNSPITGTVVERNDPMVESPELVGEDPYGEGWLLKVRIDDPSELDEALSSDEYRIQVEGD; encoded by the coding sequence ATGTCTTTAGAATATCCTGATGACCTAAAATACCTCGACAGCCACGAATATGTACGACTGGATGGGGAGATTGCTACGATCGGCATCAGTGCCTTTGCTGTAGATCAATTAGGGGATATCGTATTTCTGGAACTCCCCGATGTGGGAGAAAAGCTAGAAAAGGGAAACGCTTTCGGAACAATTGAATCGGTGAAAGCCGTGGAAGACCTTAATTCTCCCATCACCGGCACCGTTGTAGAACGCAACGATCCGATGGTAGAGTCCCCTGAACTGGTGGGAGAAGATCCTTACGGCGAAGGTTGGTTGCTGAAAGTTCGCATCGACGATCCCAGCGAACTTGATGAAGCTCTATCATCTGACGAGTATCGCATACAGGTAGAAGGGGACTAG
- a CDS encoding iron uptake porin: MNYYLQRIRKNFFPFLVLSVFHFKSLPALAQLASSEDPLSQVTSVSQLSDVNPTDWAFQALQSLVERYGCIEGYPDRTFRGNRAITRYEFAAGLNACLSRISELIGTTKPESIDKEDLATIEKLQQEFADELTKLRGRIDAIETRTAKLEAQQFSATTRLSGEAIFSLASAYSAYPGGNPAFINNTNAGTGEIPQAGTDANIVFNNRIRLNLLTSFSGKDLLITGLQAYNFGGGPSAAFPSFTTGGSLAGTLGYGDVVFGNASNVRLSYEPQFPTVNPSNLETTGGNNSVHLYKLLYIFPVANKLTLFAGTNAEVTDAFPSILPFAGEGQGSISRFSNLPAAQRVSGGTSQTGLASAAGFIWNISNALDLRGLYGSVQANIPTNEGFPGTPLGSGLFNGSYVAATQLTIKPSKNIDIGLNYAHSYHQINILGTGLSSSDIGSILFNPDANELAKANGSGLVAIANQGITLDTFGSSVAFKLNPSVTLAGSFTYIFSNLTDVDASTNFMSWLVGVHFKDLITKGGSAGIIFGSPLSRDSAGGRAYNPETATPYQLEGYVNFKVSDNISITPGLFVIFNPEGFKANPTTYVPVVRTTFSF, from the coding sequence GTGAATTACTATCTACAACGCATCAGAAAAAATTTTTTTCCTTTCTTAGTTCTTAGTGTTTTTCATTTCAAGTCTCTTCCTGCTTTAGCTCAATTAGCCTCATCAGAAGATCCACTCAGCCAAGTTACATCAGTTTCGCAACTATCAGATGTAAACCCAACCGATTGGGCATTTCAAGCACTACAATCTTTGGTGGAACGCTATGGTTGCATTGAGGGCTACCCTGACAGAACTTTTCGTGGAAATCGTGCCATTACCCGTTATGAATTTGCAGCGGGTTTAAATGCTTGTTTAAGCAGGATCTCTGAATTGATAGGAACTACTAAACCCGAATCGATCGATAAAGAAGACTTAGCTACAATCGAAAAATTGCAGCAGGAATTTGCTGATGAACTAACAAAACTCAGAGGTCGAATTGATGCTATAGAAACTCGCACTGCCAAGTTAGAAGCACAACAATTTTCAGCTACCACTAGGTTGAGTGGAGAAGCGATTTTTAGCCTAGCGAGTGCCTATTCTGCTTACCCAGGCGGAAATCCGGCATTTATCAACAATACGAATGCTGGTACGGGAGAAATACCTCAGGCAGGCACAGATGCCAATATCGTTTTTAACAATCGCATTCGACTCAATCTATTAACCAGTTTTTCGGGCAAAGATTTACTGATTACAGGGCTTCAAGCTTACAATTTTGGTGGTGGCCCAAGTGCAGCATTTCCTTCTTTTACAACTGGTGGTAGCCTTGCTGGAACATTAGGTTATGGCGATGTAGTGTTTGGGAATGCTAGTAATGTACGCTTATCTTACGAACCGCAATTTCCTACAGTGAATCCTTCCAATCTGGAAACTACTGGCGGTAACAATAGCGTCCATCTTTATAAATTACTCTACATTTTTCCAGTCGCTAACAAGTTAACTTTATTTGCTGGAACTAATGCAGAAGTAACTGATGCTTTCCCTTCAATTCTACCTTTTGCAGGAGAAGGACAAGGATCGATTTCCCGTTTTAGCAATCTACCAGCAGCGCAACGAGTATCTGGAGGTACTTCACAAACTGGATTAGCGTCAGCGGCGGGATTTATCTGGAATATCTCAAACGCATTAGATCTGCGCGGATTATATGGATCGGTGCAAGCGAATATTCCAACTAATGAAGGATTTCCCGGTACTCCTTTAGGTTCGGGTCTTTTTAATGGCAGTTATGTTGCAGCAACTCAACTAACAATTAAACCATCCAAAAATATCGATATTGGTTTGAATTACGCTCATAGTTATCACCAGATCAATATTTTGGGAACGGGTCTAAGTTCATCTGATATTGGCTCAATTTTATTTAACCCCGATGCAAATGAATTAGCAAAAGCAAATGGTTCTGGTTTAGTAGCAATTGCTAATCAAGGAATTACACTTGATACTTTCGGTAGTTCGGTTGCTTTTAAGTTGAATCCATCTGTTACTCTTGCTGGTTCATTCACGTACATTTTTAGTAACTTGACAGATGTTGATGCCTCCACTAATTTTATGAGTTGGTTAGTTGGGGTTCATTTTAAAGATCTAATTACTAAGGGAGGTTCAGCGGGAATTATTTTTGGTAGTCCTCTCTCTCGTGATTCGGCTGGCGGTAGAGCATATAATCCGGAAACAGCTACCCCTTATCAACTGGAGGGATATGTCAACTTTAAAGTCTCGGATAATATTAGTATTACTCCTGGCTTGTTTGTGATTTTTAATCCTGAAGGTTTTAAGGCTAATCCAACAACTTACGTGCCAGTTGTTAGGACTACCTTTAGTTTCTAA
- a CDS encoding alpha/beta hydrolase, which produces MRTKLRRLLVGDFSVKRLIRSVIFIYACLCIYGYFFTDWMIFKPQPSTYEDSKDILKLTATDGVKISAIHLPNPKGSFTILYSHGNAEDLGDMLPILQRLRDLGFSVFAYDYRGYGTSQGTPTESNVYKDIDAAYNYLITKLKVSPERIIVYGRSVGGGPSVDLASRKAVGGLILESTFVSAFRVVTRIAIVPFDKFANIDKIKRVRCPVLVIHGTSDRVIPFWHGQALFAAANQPKRFLWIEGADHNEDFSLVAGDRYSKTLHEFVSYLSYFSYISYFSYISYFSYTSYFSYTSYFSDLKDYYFFC; this is translated from the coding sequence GTGAGGACAAAACTCAGACGCTTGTTAGTCGGTGATTTTTCGGTTAAACGGCTGATCCGCTCTGTTATATTTATTTACGCTTGTTTGTGCATTTACGGTTATTTCTTTACCGATTGGATGATATTTAAGCCGCAACCATCTACCTATGAAGACAGCAAAGATATTCTCAAGCTGACAGCTACTGATGGGGTGAAAATTTCGGCAATTCACCTGCCTAATCCTAAAGGAAGTTTTACTATTTTGTACAGTCACGGTAACGCGGAAGATTTGGGAGATATGTTGCCAATACTGCAAAGATTGCGAGACTTGGGATTTTCTGTATTTGCCTACGATTATCGCGGATACGGTACGAGTCAGGGAACGCCTACAGAAAGTAATGTTTATAAAGATATCGATGCTGCTTACAATTATTTGATAACTAAGTTAAAAGTTTCGCCTGAGAGGATTATAGTTTACGGGCGATCGGTTGGTGGCGGCCCATCGGTGGATTTGGCTTCTCGCAAAGCAGTGGGGGGTTTAATTTTGGAAAGTACGTTTGTTAGTGCGTTTCGGGTGGTTACTCGAATTGCGATCGTACCTTTTGATAAGTTTGCCAATATCGATAAAATTAAAAGGGTACGTTGTCCGGTTTTAGTAATACATGGAACTAGCGATCGCGTAATTCCTTTTTGGCACGGACAAGCGCTTTTTGCAGCAGCTAATCAACCAAAGCGCTTTTTGTGGATAGAAGGAGCAGACCACAATGAAGATTTTAGCTTGGTGGCAGGCGATCGCTATTCTAAAACTCTCCACGAGTTTGTTTCTTACCTTTCTTACTTTTCCTATATTTCTTACTTTTCCTATATTTCTTACTTTTCCTATACTTCTTACTTTTCCTATACTTCTTACTTTTCCGACTTAAAAGATTACTATTTTTTTTGTTAA
- a CDS encoding LamG-like jellyroll fold domain-containing protein — protein sequence MADQQCVLSFDGYDDYVNLGKKPEFKIDKNLTIEAWIYVSSHKPWAGIISNIFDTGTTNSGYGLLLDYSAAAVCFGVVVISTEIHYTRTAPNTINFYQWHHIAGTYDGKEAKLYVDGVEKGTAAIPGANINYNPENDLLLGRFKDDDESYFFPGKIAEVRLWNVVRSPEEIKAAMNHRLTGNEPGLVGYWPLNECSGNTITDRTGKGNNGTIISTTWQQQELPIQPAPAPEEKKPEQASKFVKVGTKGGAIAGKDFDFQPKDTASRLKKIGMMAAWAIGTFEVEYENTTSSPTETYRFGPVGSGGGQKVEVSIEPGDYLTKLTGTWGRQAPGYPKEEIITLQFETHKGIKSSVFGGGSGQSETEPFILEAPEGHEIIGFFGTHGGPQDLIVRLGIYCQPVQQPATPQPTTTEEGDPEEVVEKFVEEEKTGTAIGEIAIADISYKGKVKRTQSDEYVEIVNKGTATVDLSGWKISSGLSKRQAFTFPSGTKLEAGKSFRVYTNEVHPETGGFSFGSGSGIWSDKGDEAKLFDAQGNQVATLAYGASSIPGIKAELGVPQLTVKVSPSAINKQSAMGSKVTFVDALKLAIQSFLEDDTEIESPLAQMLNDPGAYGLPQGADKAAATKVLRSYLNQSTSTLTLQTAKSQYPPENGEKVDNNWIFLLELQEMSGLYWVIIDRSGTKAPYNYGVS from the coding sequence ATGGCTGACCAACAATGCGTATTATCGTTTGATGGATACGATGATTATGTCAATTTGGGCAAAAAGCCTGAATTTAAAATTGACAAAAACCTCACCATAGAAGCTTGGATTTATGTGTCGTCTCACAAACCTTGGGCTGGTATTATTTCTAATATTTTCGATACTGGCACTACAAACAGTGGCTACGGTCTACTCCTCGATTATTCTGCTGCTGCCGTCTGTTTTGGCGTAGTAGTTATTTCTACTGAAATTCACTATACCCGTACCGCACCTAACACCATTAACTTTTATCAGTGGCATCATATTGCGGGGACTTATGATGGGAAGGAAGCAAAACTGTATGTTGATGGTGTAGAAAAAGGAACAGCAGCGATTCCCGGAGCCAACATTAATTACAATCCAGAAAATGACCTGTTGCTTGGCAGGTTCAAAGATGATGATGAATCATACTTCTTTCCAGGAAAAATAGCTGAAGTCCGGCTGTGGAATGTGGTTCGTTCTCCAGAAGAAATTAAAGCCGCAATGAATCATCGTCTCACAGGTAATGAGCCTGGACTGGTTGGTTACTGGCCTTTAAATGAATGCTCTGGAAATACTATTACTGACAGAACTGGCAAAGGGAATAACGGCACCATTATCAGCACAACTTGGCAGCAACAAGAATTACCCATCCAACCTGCACCTGCACCAGAAGAGAAGAAGCCAGAACAAGCGTCCAAGTTTGTCAAAGTTGGGACAAAAGGTGGCGCGATCGCAGGCAAAGATTTTGACTTCCAACCAAAAGATACGGCATCCCGACTGAAAAAGATCGGAATGATGGCAGCTTGGGCGATCGGTACTTTTGAAGTTGAATACGAGAATACTACCTCTAGCCCTACCGAAACCTATCGTTTTGGCCCAGTTGGAAGCGGCGGTGGTCAAAAGGTAGAAGTCTCTATAGAACCAGGAGATTATCTCACTAAATTAACAGGAACTTGGGGACGGCAAGCACCCGGATATCCCAAGGAAGAAATCATTACCCTTCAGTTTGAAACTCATAAAGGTATTAAATCTTCCGTATTTGGTGGCGGAAGTGGACAATCAGAAACGGAACCCTTTATTTTAGAAGCCCCTGAAGGGCATGAAATTATTGGTTTCTTCGGCACTCATGGTGGCCCGCAAGACCTGATCGTTCGCTTGGGAATTTATTGCCAACCCGTTCAGCAACCCGCCACACCGCAACCGACAACAACTGAAGAGGGCGATCCTGAAGAGGTAGTTGAGAAGTTTGTAGAAGAGGAAAAGACGGGAACGGCAATTGGAGAAATTGCGATCGCAGACATCTCCTACAAAGGTAAAGTCAAGCGCACTCAATCTGATGAATATGTTGAGATTGTCAACAAAGGTACAGCAACCGTCGATCTATCCGGTTGGAAAATTTCCTCTGGTTTGAGTAAGAGACAAGCCTTTACTTTCCCCTCCGGAACCAAGTTAGAAGCAGGCAAAAGTTTCCGAGTTTATACTAACGAAGTTCACCCAGAAACAGGCGGTTTTAGTTTTGGTAGTGGATCGGGTATTTGGAGCGATAAAGGCGACGAAGCCAAACTATTTGATGCCCAAGGCAATCAAGTTGCAACTTTAGCCTATGGTGCGAGCAGTATTCCTGGCATCAAAGCAGAATTAGGTGTACCTCAACTAACAGTAAAAGTCAGCCCATCAGCAATTAATAAACAGAGCGCAATGGGAAGTAAGGTCACTTTCGTTGATGCCCTGAAACTAGCAATTCAAAGTTTCTTAGAAGATGATACCGAGATTGAAAGCCCATTGGCTCAAATGCTCAACGATCCAGGTGCTTATGGTTTACCACAGGGAGCAGATAAAGCAGCAGCAACAAAAGTGTTGCGTTCTTATCTGAATCAATCCACCTCTACTCTGACATTGCAAACAGCCAAGAGCCAGTATCCACCAGAAAATGGTGAAAAAGTTGATAATAACTGGATCTTTTTGTTGGAACTTCAGGAAATGAGCGGTCTGTATTGGGTGATTATCGATCGTTCGGGTACAAAAGCACCCTACAACTACGGCGTGAGCTAA
- a CDS encoding lamin tail domain-containing protein, with protein sequence MDKKFGKIFVVNSGSTFSNTGFEKSPDTATFVQNLANWFTGGRPSKFYFYSEEDDSSYSTLIEAIAQAGHTWNTEYNELENVDVIFTSLSIDFPEDLLMNAVKSGISICIMPDCDTPQSEKDNEGGGIGWNWSLLPFGLQYNNRYNGISGNQPINSNHPIFAGIKSLYQVNGTSIMDFQPEESANQILVSHDGEGLYAIFDLAKASTRVRISRIFSDGTVKATEADEYIAITNDGLVEIDISDWKIHAVSRNQDFTFPPGTKLGKGVKFKVYTNEVHPESGGFSFGSKRSVWNNKSDEAQLYDAQGNLVSSYAYTEHSQKLANLMANLDVSVYREDEEAGILEADAAAIKAQKALDNKIGFEEAVALAYECFAYYNEEDGVGTAYETIGARADAAGVPYPYFIDGEIFPSSWHYLQKPNTTITLCTSETPALPTKGEGIEANWILMLKVPELNSVHWAIIDRTGEKEPYNYGTQLS encoded by the coding sequence ATGGACAAGAAATTCGGTAAAATATTTGTTGTCAATTCTGGTTCAACTTTCAGTAATACTGGATTTGAAAAATCTCCAGATACCGCAACTTTTGTACAAAATCTAGCGAACTGGTTTACGGGCGGTCGTCCGAGCAAGTTTTATTTCTACAGCGAAGAGGATGATTCATCTTATTCAACGTTGATAGAAGCGATCGCTCAAGCAGGTCATACCTGGAATACAGAATATAATGAACTCGAAAATGTCGATGTCATTTTTACATCTCTGTCTATTGATTTTCCTGAAGATCTGTTGATGAATGCGGTAAAGAGCGGAATCAGCATTTGCATAATGCCTGATTGCGATACCCCTCAGAGTGAAAAAGATAACGAAGGAGGAGGGATTGGCTGGAACTGGTCTCTTTTACCTTTTGGTTTACAGTACAACAATCGTTATAACGGGATTTCTGGCAATCAACCCATTAATAGCAACCATCCGATTTTTGCAGGAATTAAATCTCTGTATCAAGTCAATGGCACTTCGATTATGGATTTCCAACCTGAAGAATCAGCTAATCAAATTTTGGTTTCTCACGATGGAGAAGGGTTGTATGCAATCTTCGATTTGGCAAAGGCTTCAACACGGGTAAGAATTTCCCGAATTTTTTCGGATGGAACTGTTAAAGCTACCGAAGCTGATGAATATATCGCTATTACCAATGATGGGTTAGTGGAAATAGATATTTCGGACTGGAAAATTCACGCCGTTAGTCGTAACCAAGACTTTACGTTTCCCCCAGGCACAAAACTAGGTAAAGGAGTCAAGTTCAAAGTTTATACAAACGAAGTTCATCCAGAGTCAGGCGGTTTTTCTTTCGGTAGCAAACGCTCTGTTTGGAATAACAAAAGTGATGAGGCACAACTGTATGATGCTCAAGGAAATTTGGTGTCTAGCTATGCTTATACCGAACACAGTCAAAAATTAGCTAACTTAATGGCAAATTTAGACGTGTCCGTCTACCGCGAGGATGAAGAAGCTGGCATTCTAGAAGCTGATGCCGCCGCAATTAAAGCACAAAAAGCTTTAGACAATAAGATCGGTTTTGAGGAAGCCGTGGCACTTGCCTACGAGTGCTTTGCTTATTACAACGAAGAAGATGGCGTTGGCACTGCTTACGAAACAATTGGCGCTCGTGCTGATGCTGCGGGCGTGCCATACCCCTATTTTATTGATGGCGAGATCTTCCCTTCGTCTTGGCACTACTTGCAAAAACCCAATACTACAATTACTCTGTGTACGTCAGAAACCCCCGCGCTGCCAACTAAAGGGGAAGGCATAGAAGCTAACTGGATATTGATGTTAAAAGTTCCCGAACTCAACAGCGTACATTGGGCAATTATCGATCGCACGGGGGAAAAGGAACCTTACAACTACGGGACTCAATTGTCCTGA